The following are from one region of the Bdellovibrionales bacterium genome:
- a CDS encoding GYF domain-containing protein encodes MQDSKWYYESFGAAKGPMTSQELILKLNKGELTLVSLVFKEGEGQWYPLEHFTEITEQLGKNDVKVDAEWVVLRSHEVDGKQSFEQVGPFNAEQILQLIENGKIKFSDHVWRDGFKAWVPLGKIDEFEKPLTSSVEVDLSLYQLPKHEIINSSPAPIKKFSPATIEETEPEQIPEEAKGEDLAQPSWILKRKPKVEILEEPTQQDPLLQKKKEKEAAARKAEQEAVDNEFQAKQAAAASKEAQRREKAEKERLKQEASEKEAQAQKEILEKEARARAAREAAKEKEVQEKLAMEKAAKESEAAMIAAAVKLAAEKEAADASAEKLKSTAQIKAEEAEAAAAVKAREVARKSKEETVTNAPMMTEKPKRDSSKDKVVVDIPTADKLEKMSRLWNQVATGLSVALVVAGVMVFGVFAKNKFSKSRNSVATEEIYPDVPVESQQATNQLPPPSEGLPPPVPAEPQVQNPSPSAGTVAQQPTSTPSPVTAKTSGEDLMANENLKRDPEAEDVSKLGIKERSYYFNRDQKLIYYTSLKGVKFAASIEAVYKKQRNADSWNAEFKKWKTQVKAGIPQDLKRTSFKGDYMFPDTMTALKNNFKEMLRRGEEMNGSLVGGRGPSRDLNMADVIGKFRDISEKAKKLNP; translated from the coding sequence ATGCAAGACAGTAAGTGGTATTACGAAAGCTTTGGCGCTGCCAAAGGTCCGATGACTTCTCAAGAACTGATCCTTAAATTGAACAAGGGTGAGCTCACTTTGGTGAGTCTTGTTTTTAAGGAAGGTGAGGGGCAGTGGTATCCGCTTGAACACTTTACCGAGATCACAGAACAGCTCGGAAAGAATGATGTTAAGGTCGATGCGGAATGGGTGGTCCTGCGAAGTCACGAAGTGGACGGTAAGCAGAGTTTTGAGCAAGTGGGGCCGTTCAATGCGGAGCAAATTCTACAGCTGATCGAAAACGGTAAAATAAAATTTAGTGATCATGTTTGGCGTGACGGGTTTAAAGCATGGGTTCCTCTTGGAAAGATTGATGAGTTTGAAAAACCTTTGACGTCGTCTGTGGAAGTGGATCTTTCGCTCTATCAGTTGCCGAAACACGAGATCATCAATTCTTCGCCAGCCCCGATTAAAAAGTTTTCGCCAGCGACCATTGAGGAAACGGAGCCAGAGCAGATCCCAGAAGAAGCGAAAGGCGAAGATCTCGCTCAACCGAGTTGGATTCTTAAGCGAAAGCCGAAAGTTGAAATCTTAGAAGAGCCGACCCAACAAGATCCTCTGCTTCAAAAGAAAAAAGAGAAAGAGGCTGCCGCTCGAAAGGCGGAGCAAGAGGCGGTGGATAATGAATTCCAGGCCAAGCAAGCTGCCGCTGCGTCCAAAGAAGCTCAGCGAAGAGAAAAAGCCGAAAAAGAGCGTTTAAAGCAAGAGGCTTCCGAAAAAGAAGCTCAAGCCCAAAAAGAGATTCTCGAAAAAGAGGCCCGAGCTCGGGCGGCCAGAGAAGCTGCGAAAGAAAAAGAGGTTCAAGAAAAGTTGGCCATGGAAAAAGCCGCGAAGGAGAGCGAAGCCGCAATGATCGCGGCTGCAGTAAAACTTGCGGCGGAGAAAGAGGCGGCCGACGCCAGTGCCGAAAAGTTAAAATCCACTGCGCAGATCAAGGCAGAGGAGGCCGAAGCCGCCGCTGCAGTTAAAGCGCGAGAGGTTGCACGCAAATCGAAAGAGGAAACTGTCACAAACGCTCCGATGATGACGGAGAAGCCCAAGCGAGACTCTTCCAAAGATAAAGTTGTGGTGGATATTCCCACCGCGGACAAGCTTGAAAAGATGTCGAGATTGTGGAACCAGGTCGCCACAGGCCTAAGCGTCGCCCTGGTGGTTGCCGGAGTTATGGTTTTCGGTGTTTTCGCTAAAAATAAGTTTTCTAAATCCAGAAACTCAGTGGCAACAGAGGAGATTTACCCCGATGTGCCAGTGGAGTCGCAGCAGGCCACAAATCAGTTACCCCCGCCCAGTGAGGGTCTGCCTCCACCCGTTCCTGCAGAGCCCCAAGTTCAGAACCCATCTCCTTCAGCGGGCACCGTGGCTCAACAGCCGACGTCGACCCCTTCGCCGGTCACTGCCAAAACTTCCGGTGAGGATCTCATGGCCAACGAAAATTTAAAGAGAGACCCAGAAGCTGAGGATGTCTCTAAACTCGGAATAAAAGAGCGCTCATACTATTTTAATCGCGATCAAAAGTTAATTTATTACACATCCCTTAAAGGTGTAAAGTTCGCAGCAAGCATAGAAGCCGTTTACAAAAAGCAGAGGAATGCAGACTCCTGGAATGCAGAATTTAAGAAGTGGAAGACTCAGGTGAAAGCCGGTATTCCGCAGGATCTCAAGCGGACAAGCTTTAAAGGGGATTACATGTTTCCTGACACCATGACGGCGTTGAAAAATAATTTTAAAGAAATGCTTCGCCGGGGTGAAGAAATGAACGGTAGCCTGGTCGGAGGTCGAGGCCCTAGCCGCGACCTAAATATGGCTGACGTGATCGGAAAATTTAGAGATATTAGCGAAAAAGCAAAGAAGCTCAATCCCTAA
- a CDS encoding STAS domain-containing protein has product MQAKVNHKNGVVVVNLKGFIDFETAQPFRDACMKSFNKSGKKVVFNLEGLNFVGSNGILPFVETLNDICDQNNIEVKFCKVSSEFQKIFKASPLRDVEIYTDEQGAISALQKSEPQVS; this is encoded by the coding sequence ATGCAAGCTAAAGTGAACCATAAGAATGGTGTTGTTGTCGTTAATCTTAAAGGTTTTATTGATTTCGAAACGGCTCAGCCTTTTCGAGATGCCTGCATGAAGTCTTTTAATAAATCGGGAAAAAAAGTTGTCTTTAATCTTGAAGGCTTAAATTTTGTGGGTTCCAACGGAATTCTTCCGTTCGTCGAAACGTTAAATGACATCTGCGATCAGAACAATATCGAAGTCAAATTCTGCAAAGTCAGTTCGGAATTCCAGAAAATCTTTAAAGCTAGTCCGCTTCGCGACGTCGAAATCTACACCGACGAACAAGGCGCTATCAGCGCACTTCAAAAATCAGAGCCCCAGGTTTCTTAA
- a CDS encoding M23 family metallopeptidase yields MKKRLGKGFLLCLLFSGVSVAFASIFNQRPSRGPSRTHDGYDYPTAHGTPVPSRSAGTVSLVGSRPGYGKTVAVDKGRCREIYAHFSSMSVSPGQRVSPGTILGLAGRTGRVSLSQSTAVVHYESCSPLYPLGGEVRGSGTRGRRGQPSQQGGYDHMLRDTTTTGQ; encoded by the coding sequence GTGAAGAAACGTTTAGGAAAAGGTTTTCTCTTATGTTTACTTTTTAGTGGCGTTAGCGTCGCATTTGCGAGTATTTTTAATCAGAGGCCAAGTCGCGGTCCCAGTCGAACTCATGATGGATATGATTATCCAACAGCCCATGGAACTCCGGTTCCTTCGCGCAGCGCGGGAACGGTGAGCCTTGTCGGATCTCGTCCTGGTTATGGTAAAACCGTAGCGGTGGACAAGGGACGTTGTCGCGAAATTTATGCTCACTTTAGCTCGATGAGCGTTTCCCCCGGGCAGCGTGTGTCCCCTGGAACTATTCTTGGCTTAGCTGGCCGTACTGGACGGGTGTCGTTGTCTCAAAGCACCGCGGTTGTTCATTACGAGTCGTGCAGTCCACTTTATCCTCTCGGAGGAGAAGTTCGAGGTTCTGGAACTCGTGGACGGAGAGGCCAGCCGTCTCAACAGGGCGGTTACGACCACATGCTGAGGGACACAACAACGACGGGCCAATAG
- a CDS encoding thioredoxin domain-containing protein, with protein MRTTKITNPSSLTLIISLALAAGVHFYLARLHLVTKYSMEAGDQMCNVSSTINCNAAISSSYSELFGIPIAFFGIMTALVALFFTLKYFLLSSSDEARSNDGTIVLSLTGIAVLASIVMATISLVILKTLCPFCTAAYVLSFLSIISALMIFPRKNIFTPAAYRSLAIVGFIVFALSFASGKISINKYENREAREMYDLIISTWKQTPETQIEVFSPIRKGAEGAKMQIIEYADFLCGHCMVASAKIDTFLKGNPDVEFIFQAFPLDGCEKVNGSYGKSCELALFSYCANQQGSGYETNEALFHRQALLYKDPVSDLAKEGLSPVLAEVVRSRFLDGEKIVSCLKDPQTYEAMVKQKEYASKTLKINSTPTIFINKRLTKGAANLSILQAIHGEVLLEDVK; from the coding sequence ATGCGTACAACAAAAATTACCAACCCTTCAAGTCTTACTTTAATAATCAGTCTCGCCCTTGCTGCGGGAGTTCACTTCTATCTTGCTCGCCTGCATTTGGTGACCAAATACAGTATGGAAGCTGGCGATCAGATGTGTAACGTCTCGAGCACTATCAACTGTAACGCTGCGATTTCGAGTAGCTACTCCGAATTGTTTGGAATCCCCATCGCATTTTTCGGGATTATGACGGCACTGGTCGCTTTGTTTTTTACCCTGAAGTACTTCCTCCTTAGCTCTTCCGACGAAGCTCGTTCTAACGACGGAACTATTGTTCTTAGCTTAACGGGTATCGCTGTGCTTGCCAGTATAGTGATGGCCACCATTTCGCTTGTCATATTAAAAACTCTTTGCCCCTTCTGTACGGCCGCTTATGTTCTTTCGTTTCTTTCTATCATTTCGGCGCTCATGATTTTCCCACGCAAAAATATATTTACACCGGCGGCCTATCGCTCACTCGCGATCGTTGGATTTATCGTTTTTGCATTGAGTTTCGCCTCCGGCAAAATCTCGATTAATAAATACGAGAATCGGGAAGCTCGCGAAATGTACGACCTGATCATTAGCACATGGAAACAAACACCCGAAACTCAAATCGAAGTCTTCTCCCCTATCCGTAAGGGCGCTGAGGGAGCTAAGATGCAAATTATTGAGTACGCCGATTTCCTCTGCGGTCACTGCATGGTGGCGTCTGCAAAGATCGATACCTTCCTCAAGGGGAACCCCGACGTCGAATTTATATTTCAAGCCTTCCCATTGGATGGCTGCGAAAAAGTGAATGGATCCTATGGAAAAAGTTGCGAACTGGCGCTGTTCTCGTACTGCGCCAATCAACAAGGGAGCGGTTATGAAACTAACGAAGCTCTTTTTCATCGCCAAGCGCTGCTTTACAAGGACCCCGTATCTGATCTCGCTAAAGAGGGTTTAAGCCCCGTTCTCGCCGAAGTTGTTCGCTCTCGGTTCCTAGATGGTGAAAAAATCGTTTCTTGTCTTAAAGATCCTCAAACCTATGAAGCGATGGTGAAACAAAAAGAATACGCTTCGAAAACTTTAAAAATCAATTCCACTCCTACAATTTTCATTAATAAAAGATTAACAAAAGGCGCTGCGAATTTATCAATTCTGCAGGCGATTCATGGTGAAGTGCTTTTAGAAGATGTGAAGTAA
- a CDS encoding ChaN family lipoprotein has protein sequence MTLKNSLRLRQEILNKIKSQVQLYLTEEPKDLRRYALAYKKNIERTRWQLSDTEELQDQIQGVDIVYGGDFHAFSQAQRVHLRLLRTISEQRKVWLCLECFTSNAQRNIDSYLKGNISEELFLKKAQWSSSWGFPWEHYKPLFDLVKKQGGECRGLNIIFSQRTGKSLRARDLHAAKILAKVLREKAPEDLVYVVYGDLHVAKEHLPKDVDRLTKSKFKGLTVFLNPEKIYFQLIKKGLDRSGTVLKFNSREYCVVDSPPWVKWQSYLLFLEETLDKSIDEEDRHFNYAETVSSLMRLMTSDLGVDHKKADSIEHVYSFNDEEFLDLLADKLGRDEFSLAEKIVAADVSFYWRETGTAYLARGTVNYASHLAGLIVHGGLSRRDQNFWDLPKDFTRQIWIEAMAFFLSKTVNPHRKALNLNDLKKQLAAFSPRDSGEESLKIALDQKMYELVATYGRANEKRRLRAKQTVSYLKAAQILGAILGEKVFTNYRAGRLSRSKIMEWLSSPVNQENFDTFYYQRVKDLDSMELGDPHARQ, from the coding sequence GTGACACTAAAGAACAGCTTACGGCTTCGTCAAGAAATTCTAAATAAAATCAAAAGTCAGGTGCAGCTTTATCTGACTGAGGAGCCTAAAGATCTTCGGCGTTACGCACTTGCCTATAAAAAGAACATAGAGCGAACCCGTTGGCAGCTGTCCGACACCGAGGAACTTCAGGATCAAATTCAAGGAGTCGACATTGTCTATGGAGGAGATTTTCATGCGTTTTCGCAGGCTCAGCGAGTCCATCTCAGGCTTCTAAGGACAATCTCCGAGCAAAGGAAAGTTTGGCTTTGCCTCGAGTGTTTCACTTCCAACGCTCAGAGAAACATCGATAGCTATTTGAAGGGTAATATTAGCGAGGAACTATTTCTTAAAAAAGCTCAGTGGAGTAGCTCTTGGGGGTTTCCGTGGGAGCACTATAAGCCACTTTTTGATCTGGTAAAAAAGCAGGGGGGAGAGTGTCGCGGGCTCAATATTATTTTTAGCCAACGCACCGGCAAATCCTTGCGCGCACGAGATCTTCATGCGGCGAAGATTTTAGCGAAGGTGCTTCGGGAAAAAGCCCCGGAAGACTTGGTCTATGTTGTTTATGGCGACCTTCATGTGGCCAAAGAGCACTTGCCTAAAGATGTCGACCGACTGACGAAGTCTAAATTTAAAGGACTTACGGTCTTTCTCAATCCTGAAAAAATTTATTTCCAATTAATCAAGAAGGGCTTAGATCGCTCGGGGACCGTGCTCAAGTTTAACTCGCGAGAGTATTGCGTCGTCGATTCTCCGCCTTGGGTCAAATGGCAGAGCTATCTTCTGTTTCTTGAAGAAACTCTCGATAAGTCCATCGATGAGGAAGATCGACATTTTAATTATGCCGAAACTGTGTCCTCCCTGATGAGGCTCATGACCTCGGATCTCGGTGTTGATCATAAAAAAGCGGATTCTATTGAGCACGTCTACTCCTTTAATGATGAGGAATTTCTTGATTTGTTGGCTGACAAACTCGGGCGTGATGAGTTTTCCTTAGCCGAAAAAATCGTAGCCGCAGACGTGAGTTTTTATTGGCGCGAAACCGGTACTGCTTATTTAGCGAGGGGAACTGTGAATTATGCGTCTCATTTGGCGGGACTCATTGTGCACGGCGGATTAAGTCGACGAGATCAAAATTTTTGGGATTTGCCGAAAGATTTCACTCGCCAGATCTGGATAGAAGCCATGGCTTTCTTTTTAAGTAAAACCGTTAATCCTCACCGCAAAGCCCTTAATTTGAATGACTTAAAAAAACAGCTAGCGGCCTTCTCGCCTCGTGATTCGGGGGAAGAATCGCTGAAAATTGCCTTAGATCAGAAAATGTATGAACTCGTTGCGACCTATGGAAGGGCGAACGAGAAGCGAAGATTACGTGCAAAACAAACCGTGAGTTACCTTAAGGCAGCGCAAATTCTTGGGGCGATTCTGGGTGAAAAAGTATTTACGAACTATCGAGCTGGACGTTTGTCCCGATCCAAGATCATGGAATGGCTCAGTTCTCCTGTGAATCAGGAAAATTTCGACACTTTCTATTATCAACGGGTCAAAGATCTTGATAGCATGGAACTAGGAGATCCCCATGCAAGACAGTAA
- the bamD gene encoding outer membrane protein assembly factor BamD, with product MSSRVIAIVCSFITLVCCFALWRGELAFATRAGIENRLKMASRNATEEKIKRLSLQARFKDFQQNVALYIPRDKHNKVEIEARELASVIPHSSFPKSEESLSRMALKSGKELFLDKKYEQSIQPLTDLISKYPESVSSLEASYYLVKAFYETKNKQESMEWAERMIRQFPESIWTAKSMILLADIYREQDRRNEALDTYQIVMSSFDEADIRDEVKKKMAEMGL from the coding sequence ATGAGTTCGAGAGTGATTGCCATCGTATGTTCTTTTATCACACTGGTGTGTTGCTTTGCGCTTTGGCGTGGAGAACTTGCATTCGCAACGCGTGCAGGAATTGAGAATCGTTTAAAAATGGCTTCGCGCAATGCCACCGAAGAAAAAATTAAGCGATTGAGTTTGCAAGCCCGCTTTAAAGATTTTCAACAGAATGTTGCTCTTTATATTCCCAGAGACAAGCATAATAAAGTCGAAATCGAAGCCAGGGAACTTGCGAGTGTTATTCCTCATTCTTCGTTTCCTAAAAGTGAAGAATCACTTTCACGTATGGCTCTCAAGAGCGGCAAAGAGCTTTTTTTAGATAAAAAATACGAGCAGTCGATTCAGCCTTTGACCGATTTAATTTCGAAATATCCCGAGTCGGTTTCTAGTCTCGAAGCTTCTTACTATCTCGTGAAGGCATTTTACGAGACGAAAAACAAACAGGAATCGATGGAATGGGCCGAGAGAATGATCCGGCAATTCCCAGAAAGTATTTGGACGGCGAAATCCATGATTTTACTTGCGGATATTTATCGCGAGCAAGATCGTCGTAATGAGGCCTTGGATACTTATCAAATTGTGATGTCGTCTTTCGACGAAGCGGATATTCGCGATGAGGTTAAAAAGAAAATGGCAGAGATGGGTTTATAA
- the lptD gene encoding LPS assembly protein LptD, whose product MKALLSFLFSVILLSSAHGAPSLTKNPSQKILINADFMERDNEKGISILRDNVQVVFDQNYISCNEAIVLWSKNEVIAVGNVLMKSGKSTIQADKIVYNFENEKGHIYGGVILSGQILLQGEYIEKTGPDKFIVNDAYLTSCTTCPTSWSFTADRIDATMEGYAFISNPWLNFLEFPTLYMPYLIVPLKNERQTGVLTPSFGQTNRDGLSLDLPFFWAINRSQDLTLTPRYLSRRGVQLLTNYRYMLSEKSSGEFNGGWLRDKVSGNRTRWFTTYSHYFDLPNDYIQRTTVNLTSDVDYVKDFQYHFNFVGESALDTRTSITKNHAGYHLSLDTSYYLSLIQNSIDESKENSVHRLPEIRFSITDKRLFQSFPLYFKFDSQYINLARSGNGFDTLQPDGSYSANLSNGIFNPNNDKVRTGQRLDLQPHLYATFRLFGNRVDFTPFLSYRHTQYLLGAQSDLNPATTPPIVDEFDIFPRRSYATYGVNTSTEFSRVYTTEGKTSFRHSIIPELSFQAIPQLNQTNHPFFGSQDQIPFFLETQPLQNQDLTLAGRGLQFDYEDRVIGRRLLNLAISNRIVTKNEWNSYDQAFLFRVSQAYDMQEADKPNGIPWQDIRTFTSVRWRGIDSITETFTFPNHKVTNVTTRLRTSLTEATFAEVIYSNYLNIPARPIDVKFNERRESAFLSAGANVSYITISGNIQYSFVESEFKSWLISTALTPPGRCWNFNLDLFKVLDADNFGTKVGFNFLFGS is encoded by the coding sequence ATGAAGGCCCTACTCTCATTCCTTTTTTCAGTCATTTTACTCAGCTCCGCACACGGTGCACCGTCGCTGACCAAGAATCCCAGTCAGAAGATCCTGATTAATGCCGATTTTATGGAGAGAGATAACGAAAAAGGCATTTCCATTTTGCGAGACAATGTCCAGGTGGTGTTCGATCAAAACTACATTTCTTGCAACGAGGCGATCGTATTGTGGTCCAAAAACGAAGTCATCGCGGTCGGCAATGTTTTAATGAAGTCCGGCAAATCGACCATTCAAGCCGATAAAATCGTTTATAATTTTGAGAATGAAAAAGGTCACATCTACGGTGGCGTGATCCTCTCCGGGCAAATTCTCTTGCAGGGCGAGTACATCGAAAAAACCGGGCCCGATAAATTTATAGTAAATGATGCGTATCTCACGAGCTGTACCACATGTCCCACCTCGTGGAGTTTCACTGCAGATCGTATCGATGCCACGATGGAGGGTTATGCCTTTATCTCCAACCCATGGCTGAACTTTCTTGAGTTTCCCACACTCTATATGCCCTACCTTATCGTACCTCTTAAAAACGAGAGACAAACGGGCGTATTGACCCCATCTTTTGGACAAACCAATCGAGATGGACTCTCTTTGGATCTCCCTTTCTTTTGGGCCATCAATCGCAGTCAGGATTTAACGCTCACTCCTCGCTATCTCTCGCGACGAGGAGTTCAGTTGCTCACAAACTATCGCTACATGCTCTCGGAAAAATCCAGCGGAGAATTCAATGGAGGTTGGCTTAGGGATAAAGTCAGCGGCAATCGAACGCGATGGTTCACCACCTATTCTCACTATTTCGATTTACCAAATGACTACATCCAGCGCACTACCGTGAACCTGACTTCGGATGTGGACTACGTCAAAGATTTCCAATACCACTTTAACTTCGTCGGTGAATCCGCTCTCGACACGCGAACCTCGATCACTAAGAATCATGCTGGATATCACTTGAGCTTAGATACAAGTTATTATCTCAGCTTGATTCAGAACTCGATCGACGAGAGTAAGGAAAACTCGGTCCATCGCTTACCGGAGATTCGTTTTTCCATCACCGACAAGAGACTTTTCCAATCGTTCCCTTTGTATTTTAAATTCGATTCGCAATACATTAACCTGGCCCGCTCCGGAAATGGTTTCGATACACTTCAACCGGATGGCTCCTACAGCGCTAATCTCAGTAACGGAATTTTTAATCCCAATAATGACAAGGTTCGTACCGGTCAGCGTTTAGATTTACAGCCTCACTTGTACGCGACGTTTCGGCTTTTTGGCAATCGAGTGGACTTTACACCCTTCTTATCTTATCGCCACACGCAATATCTTTTAGGAGCTCAATCGGATCTGAATCCCGCGACGACCCCTCCCATTGTGGACGAATTTGATATTTTTCCTCGCCGTAGTTATGCCACCTACGGCGTAAACACATCCACCGAATTTAGCCGTGTTTACACGACCGAAGGAAAGACGTCCTTTCGACACTCGATCATTCCGGAACTGAGCTTTCAAGCTATTCCTCAACTGAATCAGACCAATCACCCTTTCTTCGGTAGTCAGGATCAGATTCCGTTCTTCCTAGAGACGCAGCCTCTACAGAATCAGGATCTCACTCTCGCGGGACGAGGCTTACAATTTGATTACGAAGATCGCGTGATTGGACGAAGACTATTGAACTTAGCGATCTCCAACCGCATTGTGACTAAGAACGAATGGAATAGTTACGATCAAGCTTTTCTCTTTCGAGTCTCTCAAGCCTACGACATGCAAGAGGCCGATAAACCCAATGGAATTCCATGGCAAGATATTCGTACGTTCACTTCCGTGCGCTGGAGAGGCATCGACAGTATCACCGAGACTTTCACATTTCCTAATCACAAGGTGACCAACGTCACAACGAGACTGAGAACCTCTTTGACCGAAGCGACCTTTGCCGAAGTGATCTATTCCAACTATCTCAATATCCCCGCTCGCCCTATCGATGTTAAGTTTAATGAGCGTCGTGAGAGCGCCTTCTTAAGTGCCGGGGCCAATGTTTCCTACATTACAATCTCAGGCAATATTCAATACTCATTTGTTGAGTCTGAATTTAAGAGCTGGTTGATTAGTACCGCGCTGACGCCTCCGGGGCGTTGTTGGAACTTTAATTTGGATCTCTTTAAGGTTCTCGATGCTGACAACTTCGGTACGAAGGTGGGCTTTAATTTTCTTTTTGGAAGCTAA